The Methanofollis sp. genome includes the window GCTGCCTCAAGGCGTGAGGTTCCGGTACGTCTCGCCTGCCAGCAGGGATCGGTCAGCCTCTTCCCGAGCAGGCATTCCTGGCTCAGGCCCAGGATCTTTTCTGCGGCCCGATTGGCATCGACGATCCGGCCTGCCATGTCCTGGTAGACCACGCCCTGGGTCATGGTCTCTAAGAGCGCCCTGAATTTTTCTTCTGAACGGCGGAGACTCTCCTCGGCCCCCCTCTGTTCGGTGATGTCAAGGACAAGGCCGACCAGTCCGCAGACGTCTCCCTGGTCGTCGGTATATGTCGCCTTGTAGAATACGACGCGGTGGATGATGCTGTCCTGTGACCTCAGAACTGTTTCGTACTGCTGGGTTCCGGGTCGTGCAAAGAGTTCGGCATCCCTGAAATGATAGGTGTCGGCCATTTCTGGCGGGAAAAGTTCGTATACGGTTTTTCCAATAATATCCTCTGTATGGATGCCACAAAAAACGGCAAATGCATTATTACACCCCAGATACACCTCTCTGGTGTCCTTATAGAAGACAGGGATGCTGATGCTGTCGACCAGATGGTACAGGAATCCCTGCTCTTCCCGGGAAATGGTGGTGGTACTCTCTATGATGGTTCTCACCCGGCAAATAAATATTATCTGTAATTCGCATTTAATGTTTTCTATTTGCGAATGCAACGATTGTGGTATTTTAAAAATTAAATTTTGGTAATTGTAGGACAAATGGATCTATGTCCCCATCATGGTGAGATGTATTCCTGTCAGGGGGAGGGAATCCTGCGCATTGAAAATCTTGTAAGGTTCTGATGTTCCCGTGCAGGCCGTCAGGCCCCGGCGGCTTCGAGACCACAGAGAATCATCGCAGATCCTGCGATGCCATTTCAGTAAAAAAAGGTGCGAATAGATTAGTTATTCACTTTCCGTACTTCTTCTTCGGTCTGCTCGAACATCGAGATTATTTCAGGCTCGGGTTCAGGCGTGAGCATGCTCACGACATAGATCGCGATGAGGGAGAGGACAAAACCCGGGATAATCTCATAGAGCCCGAAGAAACCGAACTGTTTCCAGATGAGGACAGTCAGTCCGCCGACGATCACACCGGCGAGAGCGCCCTGGCGTGTCGTCCTCTTCCAGAAGAGGCCCATCAGCAGGACAGGCCCGAACGCCGCGCCAAATCCTGCCCAGGCGTACGAGACGATGTTGAAGACGCTGCTTTCAGGGTCCAGGCCCAGAAGGATGGCGAAGACGGCGACGATAAGGACGGAGAAACGGCTGACCCAGATCAGTTCTCTGTCACTTGCACCTTTTCTGAAGAATGATTTGTACAGATCCTGGGATACCGCTGATGCACTGACCAGCAACTGGGACGAGGCCGTGCTCATGATCGCTGCAAGGATACCGCAGAGGACGATCCCGGCGACAAAGGAGAAGAAGACCTCGCTGGTCATCACCATGAAGACGGTCTCCGCGTCGGGGCCGACCAGGGGCTGGCTTAAGAAGACGCGGCCGATAAGCCCGATGGCAACGGCGGCGCAGAGAGAGATGATGACCCAGACCATGGCAATCGACCTGGCCTCCCCGATCTCCTCGGGTCTTTTGATTGCCATGAACCTGACAAGGATATGCGGCTGGCCGAAATAACCGAGGGCCCATGCGAGCATGGAAATGATCGCGACAAAGGTCAGGGGGTCGCCTGTTTGTGCATCGGTGAAGGGGTCCAGCAGGGCCGGGTTGATCTCCTCAAGACCGCCGACCGTGGCGACAGGGCCGCCAAGCAGGAATACCGCAAAGAGGGGTACCATCACAAGGGCAAAGAGCATCAGTGTCCCCTGGATGAAATCGGTCAGGCATACGGCCTTGAAACCGCCGGTAAATGTATAGGAGACGACGATCAGAGACCCGATCAGAAGGGCGACAGTATAATCGATCCCGAAGACCGTGTTGAAGAGTTTCCCGCTGGCCACGAACTGCGCCGAGGTGTAGATCAGGAAGAAGATCAGGATGAATACCGCTGCGATGCTGCTGATGAGGCCTGACCTGTCATTGAACCGGTTCCTGAAAAAGTCAGGGAGGGTGAGCGAATCGTTGGCCTGCTGGGTGTATATCCTGAGACGCTTCGCCACGAATTTCCAGTTCAGAAATGTCCCGATGATAAGGCCGAGGGCCACCCATCCTGCCTGCATGCCGGAGAGGTAGGCGAGGCCGGGGAGGCCGATGAGCAACCACCCGCTCATATCTGATGCTTCTGCGCTGAGTGCCGCGACGTAGCGGTTCAGGCCCCGGTTGCCGAGGATGTAATCGCTGACGGTGTTTGTCTTGTTGTAATAGACAAAGCCGATCACAACCATGAGGCCGAGGTAAAGGATAAATGCGCCCAATATTTCTATGCCGTTACTGAACATGCTCTCTCCTGTATCTGATGGACTATGCCCGTCGTTCATGTGATTCTTAAAAAAAAGGGCAAATGAACATCCATTTGTAGAAATGTTCTCAGGAACAGTATTTATAGGGTTCGTACTTGAATCTGTCTTTCCGCATTCTGCACGGGGTCGTGTGGCTTCTCTTTCGAAAACAACCTCTTTCACGTCAGGAAGGAGGATACACTTCCCGCGTCTGTTCGAAACAACGGTGCAGGGGTATCCATGCAGGCCGTTTCGCCGGCCCGGCGATGAAGATCGCATCCTGCCCGGCCCGGTCGGGGGAGAGGACCGACCAGACAGGGCGACCCGGTGGTTTCAGTGACGTTCCCTGTGCGAAGCCCCGGTCACACCATCTGGCAGGTGTGACCGGCATCGCCCCCGCGGGTGGCGCGAATAGTCGTGCAGGACAAATATTTCTATTCCCGGAGAGGACTGAGCGGCCGGTAATAATGGTTCTCCTTTTTTTATTCTGTCGGCCCCGAACTTTCCTCCTCAAAGCGGAGCAATGCAAGGGACGGTTCCTCTCCCATCTGTCTCAGGGCTGATGAAAGACGTTCATCCACCATGAGGCGACTGCCTGTTCTCTCCTGATATTCCCTGCGTACATAGGTGATAGGGTTCCTGTACATCATATCGCGGGTGATGAGGATGAGATCTTCATGCATATGGTCCGGGACCATTTCCCGGATCAATTCGTCACCGATCATATCTTTTCTCTCGCTTTTCGGGGGGTTTCCGATGATCTTTCTCTGACTGGCCCTTTCGAAATGGGCCCGTGTCCACCGTAGCGTCGTGGTCTCCGGGTCGGCATAGAGGCGGGAAAGGGCGGCGAAGATCGGATCGCCGGCCGGATCTGCGATCATCATCTGGATATCGGCGACCAGATCCCTGATACTCCGGTTGTATTCGCCCGCGCGCTGTTGCAGCCGGCAATATTCCGGAGACTGCACCAGGAAATCGGGCATTTCATCTTCAGGAACTGCTGCATTCCTGATCCGTCGTGCGCGAGAGCCAAGGGCCCTGTCCCTGTTGCGCAGGTACTCGTCAAAGATGACGTCTGGCAGGACCGGGGAGGCACGCACCTTCATGATGTCCCTGAATATCTCTTCCGGATCTTCTTTCGACTCGTACAGGGAGAGAAAGATGTTGGTGTCGATCATGATTCTGGTCATCGCGGTCATCGGGCCATTGCCTCGTTTCCTGATAAGCGTTGTCCGGGATGGCCGGCCTGCCGGCAGCCCCGGGTGAAGTGTGGGATTTTTTGTCAATTTTATCGTCGCTTCCGTTGAGATAGTGCGACCAGATCTTTTTTTATCCAAAAAAACTTTGTTTTGTGCGATATTTTATGGTGAATTTTTGTTCATTGTGGGATATTCGATGAAATAATCGGCCGATACTATATCCTGCCCCCCCAATCTGCAGGATGGAGGGGTGTGCCCGTCCATATTCTATAAATATTATGAGGGGTATGTTCTGCTCGGGGGGACCATGAAAAGAATACTACCCTGGTTTTTTATCCTGCTTCTGATTGTTGGCATGCTCTCAGTCACTGCAGGATGTACAGGATCGCAGCCCGGAGGGCCGGAGACGACGACCCAACCCTTGCCCGCGACCACCGTGTCGCCCGTGGGGGTGGAGACGACCGTACCGCCGGCAGGAACAACAGAAACTTTCGGAGTCCCCGTGGATACCGAGACAATGGGGGTACCTCCGGGGACGGAGATTACAGAAGAAACCATAACCACCGAAGAAACGATGACCACCGAGGAGACGATGTCCTCGGAGGAGACGATGTCCTCGGAGGAGACGATGACCACTGANNNNNNNNNNNNNNNNNNNNNNNNNNNNNNNNNNNNNNNNNNNNNNNNNNNNNNNNNNNNNNNNNNNNNNNNNNNNNNNNNNNNNNNNNNNNNNNNNNNNATGACTGCCGAGGAGACAATGACTACTGAAGAAACCGTAACGCTTGAGGAGATTGAGACCAATCAGACGTCTTGACGGGTATTATCAAAGGATGAAAAAATTGCAGTCACTATCCCGCACGTAGGGACGGCCGGGGCATCGGAGATATTTCCGGCGCCGGTCGGTCGATGGTTGCTATGTGTGGTGGGGCAGAGCGTGCTTCTGACCCATTAATCCACTTTATTCTGGCAGCATTCCCGCCCGTCACTTTTATGCCCCGGCCAACCCACGAGCGAATACGCGCCCCCTGTCGAACGGCTTTCTTTCCCGTGTCCTGCAACGGAGCGGTCATCTTATGCCTCTTCCGGGAGAACATTTCTCTCAGATGGGAGACTACTTTGCCGGAGACGTCGTCCTTGCGCCCATTCGGATAGGAGACTGGTCGGCCCGGAAGAACCGGCCTGCCATCGTCACCGGCGTCTGTGATGGCATTACCCTCCGCGTCTGTCCGGTGACCAGCAAAGAACCTGTCGACGCGCCCTTCAAATCGCTGGACCTCCTTGACTTTGCGAGCGGCGGCCTTGACCTCTTTGACGAGAGTTATGCGCTTGTCTCACAGGCCTGTACGATCCGGAAGACAGAGGTCGTCGGAAAGAAGGGACGGTTGACAGAGGAGTCGCTCGCCGCCATCCTCTCCCTGATGCCGGAGCGTTCCTCCCCGAAGAGGGGACGGTACAGGTGATCTCGGCCTGCTTTCCCTCTGTGGCGATGGCGGGGTGACCTTCAGGGTGCCGCCCCGCTCTGGTGCGGCTATCCGGATAGCCCTGAGAAACGTTATCCTCTCGCGGGTTCAAGATCTCAGTGACGAGATATGAATCATACAAAGCGTCCGGTCGTCCTGATTCTCGGTGCCGGTGCGGTCGGCCTCTCCCTTGCCGGGAAGACAGCCGCGGTCGCCGCGGTCTATGCGGCATGCAGGCCCGGGCATGCTGCGGCGATCCGGGAGCACGGCCTGGTCATGGAAGGGATATGGGGAAATTTTTCCGTATCCGGCGTCTCCTGTATCGGAGGGCCTGCGGAGGCGCCGCCCGACCCCGACTATATCCTGATCACGGCGAAGGGCACAGACACGCAGGCGATCTGTGATGAGTACGCCTCTGTCATCAGGGGACGCCCTGTGGCGACCCTCCAGAACGGCATCGGCAACGAGGAGACCATCGCTCGGTATACCGATGTCGTCATCGGCGGCACCGTGACCACCAACTTTTCCATCGTCGGGGACGGGCATGTCAGGGTGAAGAGCGAGAGCAGCCCGATGGTCTTTGGCCTCTGGTCGGGAGAAGACGGCGACGCCCTCGACGGCCTTGTGGCCCTCGTACAGGAGGCCGGGATCGCGGTCAGGACAAGCCGGGACATCCGCGCGGCAAAATGGACAAAGTCCCTCCTGAACCTCTCGGTCAACCCGATCTGCGCCCTCCTCTCCATCCCTGTGGGCGAGGCGGCAGACGACCACCTCAGGGAGGTCATCGGCCACCTTATCCGTGAGACCTTCGCCGTCATGGCGGCCGAGGGCGTCAGGGTGCCGTGGGCGACCGCCGACGACTACCTTGCCCATCTCTTCGGCGTCCAGATCCGTGATTTTTCCGCGGCATATCCCTCCATGTACTCTGACATCGCCTGCGGGAGACAGACCGAGATCGATCTCCTCAACGGGTATATCGCCGCGCTGGGGGAGAAACACGGGATCCCCACGCCCTATAACGCGTGCATCGCAGACCTGATCCGGTACAGGCAGTCGGCCGGAGCAGGACGGCATCCTGTGAATCGGCAATAACCCTGTCCAGGATCCGCCTGCTCTCCGCCATCGCCGCGAGGGTGTGCGTCATGACCCTGCCATCATACATCTCCTGCCTCTCCCTGATCCCGCGCGGCGGCTGCATATTCGGCAAGGAGGCGCACCTCCTCGCCGTGAGCACGGCTCCCTGCGGGTCGGCGACAGGCAGGACCTCAAGAGTCCCCGCCGACCTGGCAAGGTACCCGGCGATCCGCCTGAAGCCCCCTGTCCCGATCTCGCCCACAGGCAGGTGGTCGGAGACATGATACCGGGGAGGGGAATAGCCCGGTTCGCAGTCGTGGACATGGAAGGCGACCGGGACACCGGTCGCCCTGACCTCGCCGATGAACCTGCCCCGGGACTCGACAGCCTTTCCCCGCTCCTCCGGTGTATTTTTTGAGATGTAAGTCGCCATCTTCGATCCTGATATACGTATACGTCCATTTTTCCGGGATCATCCACCCATGCGCCGGTGTTGGCTGCCGAGTGAGTTTCGCTTGTGAAAGGGCGGTGGGTGTGGCCGTAGACGAGGTAGTCGTCCGGGTCCATCCCGAGGTAGAGATAGGGGGCCTTTGATATCAACTCAAGAAAAGTGTCCCGATTGCTCTCCTCCATCCCCGGGCGGATATCTGATGCCGCAATGATCACGGGTCGTCACCGGGGCCCATTGTGTCTGTGCCCCGGGATATCTGACCCTCGTGTCAAAGGTGGTCGTAATTCAGAGCAGGGAGTCTATCAGGGGGATGTTCCAGGAGGAGACATGAGACAGGCGCGGCACGGCCTCGACCCCATCCCCTGCCTTCAGCGCCTGATAGGAATCAGGTGTGCCGGTGAGCGTGACGGCCACCGTCTTTGTCACCGACTCCCCGGGCGCGATGGTGCCGAACGTGACCTCTCCGGACTGGAGGTCTGACCTGGCGGTGCGGTCTGTCCAGTTTCCTCCCTGGCCCACCTGCTGCACTGTCACCGCGGCCCCCACGTCCCTGGCTTTGACGGTGCCGTTATTTGTCGCCGTAACCGGAACCTGGTAATCGACGGTCATGCCTGTGTCATTGTGGCCTGTCACGGTGACGTCGCCCGTATCGAGGGTGACCGTCGCCTCCCCTCCGGTGCAGCCGCAGGTGAGGACAAGGCAGGTGAGTGCGGCGATAATCATGAATGCTGTAACTCTCATGTTCTTCCTTCCTGAGATCTCTTCTTTCCTCTCGCTGTGAACGGATTTATCTCTTCTGAAGTGGCCTGCCATCATTCGGAGAGGTTATAAAAAAGAGAACGGGAGTGGTCTTGCCCGGCACAAAGACGCGAGCCCTATGGCATGGCCATGGACGGGGCGTACGCCGGATAGGTCTGGACGTTCCTGATGTTTGCCTGCGTCATGTTGATGCCGGTCATGTTGTCGGTGACGGTCTGCGGGTACGAGAGCCCCTGTGCGATACCCTCACCCCATGGGGCGATGGCGGTGCAGCGGAAGGTGGTCCCGTTGTTCACCATGTCGGGAACGATCGGTTCGGCAGACTGGTAGTGGATGATGATGGGTTCGGCCGGCGTCGGTGTCATCGTCGGCGAGACATTGTCGGGCGACTCGTTGTCGGGCGAGACATTGTCCATGGAACTCACATTGACGTTGTAGTCCCCGTAGACAAAGAGGGATCCGGCAGGCACGGTCTTTCCTTCCTCGCCTCCCCAGGTGCCGTACAGCGTGGTCTCATCTGTCAGGTTGACCATGAACCCGCCGTCACGGACGACCCAGCCCTCTGGCGGGACTTCCATGCCGGAGATGATGTAGGCCCTGTACTCGTTCCTCGGGTCCACGCCGAATGCCATCGGTTCGGGACTGTTCGTGGAGTTCAGGCCGAAGGTCTCGTTGAAGTACGCCATCGCCTCCTCTTTTGTCATGTCGATATCTTCGTCGGTCCTCTCCATAATGTCCTTATGAAACCACATGGCAAGGTCGCCCTCTGCCGGCGGAACCGCCGGGTCATACTGCCCTGCCGCCATGAATACGACGACTTTGTCGAAGCCGCCAGGAGTGCTGGCAGAGGTGGCGGCATAGGCAACACCCGCCCCCGCGATCAGAAGGACCGCGAGAATGAATGGCGCCAGATATTTTTTCTTTATCATGCTCTTCCCCCCTTTTCGGGGCCACCTTGAGGTGGCACAGTGTACTCCGGACCTGCCACCGTTCCCTGCCTGATATTTTTCCTGGCAGTGTGCGGTCCGGAAACGGATCCCTCTATGGGGCAGTAGATATATAATCATTCTGTGGAGCCCACGATGCGACGCCGCACAGGATCTGGCGGGATTATGTCGCCGATTTCGGATCAGATCCTGCGAGATATTTTATGGATTTTTGCTGTCCTGTCCCCCTGGAATTCTACCGTTTCTGTGCGAAAATTCGTTGGGTGTAATTTATGTGCGCTTTTCTGGCGGCGCTGAGCAATGGGATCTGGGGACTCTTCTCAACAATTGCTCCCGGGTTCCGGTGTGCCGGTCAGAGATCCCTGACCGGGAGGACGAACATGCCCGTGACAGGATCCGGGTGCCGTC containing:
- the putP gene encoding sodium/proline symporter PutP encodes the protein MNDGHSPSDTGESMFSNGIEILGAFILYLGLMVVIGFVYYNKTNTVSDYILGNRGLNRYVAALSAEASDMSGWLLIGLPGLAYLSGMQAGWVALGLIIGTFLNWKFVAKRLRIYTQQANDSLTLPDFFRNRFNDRSGLISSIAAVFILIFFLIYTSAQFVASGKLFNTVFGIDYTVALLIGSLIVVSYTFTGGFKAVCLTDFIQGTLMLFALVMVPLFAVFLLGGPVATVGGLEEINPALLDPFTDAQTGDPLTFVAIISMLAWALGYFGQPHILVRFMAIKRPEEIGEARSIAMVWVIISLCAAVAIGLIGRVFLSQPLVGPDAETVFMVMTSEVFFSFVAGIVLCGILAAIMSTASSQLLVSASAVSQDLYKSFFRKGASDRELIWVSRFSVLIVAVFAILLGLDPESSVFNIVSYAWAGFGAAFGPVLLMGLFWKRTTRQGALAGVIVGGLTVLIWKQFGFFGLYEIIPGFVLSLIAIYVVSMLTPEPEPEIISMFEQTEEEVRKVNN
- a CDS encoding PIN domain-containing protein gives rise to the protein MTRIMIDTNIFLSLYESKEDPEEIFRDIMKVRASPVLPDVIFDEYLRNRDRALGSRARRIRNAAVPEDEMPDFLVQSPEYCRLQQRAGEYNRSIRDLVADIQMMIADPAGDPIFAALSRLYADPETTTLRWTRAHFERASQRKIIGNPPKSERKDMIGDELIREMVPDHMHEDLILITRDMMYRNPITYVRREYQERTGSRLMVDERLSSALRQMGEEPSLALLRFEEESSGPTE
- a CDS encoding type II toxin-antitoxin system PemK/MazF family toxin; this translates as MGDYFAGDVVLAPIRIGDWSARKNRPAIVTGVCDGITLRVCPVTSKEPVDAPFKSLDLLDFASGGLDLFDESYALVSQACTIRKTEVVGKKGRLTEESLAAILSLMPERSSPKRGRYR
- a CDS encoding ketopantoate reductase family protein, translated to MNHTKRPVVLILGAGAVGLSLAGKTAAVAAVYAACRPGHAAAIREHGLVMEGIWGNFSVSGVSCIGGPAEAPPDPDYILITAKGTDTQAICDEYASVIRGRPVATLQNGIGNEETIARYTDVVIGGTVTTNFSIVGDGHVRVKSESSPMVFGLWSGEDGDALDGLVALVQEAGIAVRTSRDIRAAKWTKSLLNLSVNPICALLSIPVGEAADDHLREVIGHLIRETFAVMAAEGVRVPWATADDYLAHLFGVQIRDFSAAYPSMYSDIACGRQTEIDLLNGYIAALGEKHGIPTPYNACIADLIRYRQSAGAGRHPVNRQ